AAGACAATGCCATAATTAGATCAAAATATTCGATTATCCTGATTAAATTCGTctggatttataaattttcttttgtctccttttcatgaaaataaGCGCACCGTCCCAGACTTATAGAATCGAGATGCAACAATTAACCGATCTGTACGTATTAAAAAcgatttcattcaaatatagtttaaaataCTGAGGAACACGCTTTTTGAGTTAGCTatactaaaaagtgaaaaataagttattgtttagaaaaactaaaaaaaattagcaataatgaaacaattcttggcttaaaattaaaattaaaattagtgaaaaataataaccaGTGGCATCGAGTTATAGATTTCGACATCACAATTTTGAGTGAGTTAGGTAAATAGGGAAATGGAGAATAAAGGAAAGTGAGTAATTTTGATAACGAGAAAATAATTAGGagaatttggaataaaaatcgaaataactGTTTAGGGATAGTTAAATATGTATATGTTGAAGTAGCCCCATCATCAAAAATCATTGCTTATTTATTCTCAATATCCTCCGGAATAATTACGTTTTATGAAACATTATATTCCTCATATCCAATTTATTTCATGGGTTTGTTGAGATTCCACATTAAGTATAGATGATGCAGTCTTTTAGAATAcacgtaaatattttcaaatcataatcTGTTCGGGTGATCAATTGATGACAGCATCGCAATGTTTTTACCACTTTCGCTAGGTCTAATGATTAACCCTCGTACTGAATCACCGCAATAATGCACCGTACTTGTTAATTTTATGTTCATAAGAAAAATCATGGTCAATCAAAGGTGAAGAGATATGATTGTTACCACTGTGAGGAAAACGTTTGGtcaatacattaaataaattaccATTTGAGTTACATCCATCTAATTATCGCTACTTTGGTCCGGGAACTAGGCTATCTCAAAGATTAGCCAGAATCGATCAACCGATTAGACGAAGCTGCGAGGGACCATAATGTAGCATACTTCAACAGTAATAATTTAGCCGACAGACACGCTGCtaatcaaattttggaaaataggGCTTGGGAACGAGGGCCAAGGACTCAAATATAGATGGAAAGGTAGCTGCTGgatttacaacaaatattatGAAAGGCAAACGTAATATGGGGATGGGTCTGAGGCGAAAAaaggtaatatcaaaaaaaaccaCCTAAAAAAGGTGGGTTTCTATCGCTTTGCTACCGTTCCTTTTCACGAGCAGTTAGAACAGGCGCCGCGTCTATAGCGTCTTGAAGAACAAAAACGTCATGATCAGGCGATGGCAATGAAGGCCGAAGTATTGTGCAAAAGAAAGGGACTATTTTGAGACCATTCAGAGGACAAGGTATGGAATCAAAAAACTAAAGTTGCTCAATCGGGCGTTAACTGATAAAGATTTGCGAAAATatgttgaattattaaaaattccgCATTTCAGGGGGGTATTTTAAGAGATACTTTgccaaaaaaatcaacaaaagagAGTGCGGAATACTAAACACTGGACATCACTGGACTGCAATGGCAATTTACCACTGCCAACTGAATTGATGAATTATTTCAGAAGCAGGAAGAATGTACAGATATTTTACAATTATGATGTAATCCAAAAGAGATCTTATGAATACGAACATCACTcactagatttttttatataaatattacaactaagtaaatattttaattcttaGACTTACCTTTATCACACAAATATTTCCTTCGTTTTTACTGTTAGCGGTAATTCATGAGAACAAAGCTACAGCCTCAACCCCTCTATTTATTTAGATGATGAGTATGAAAAAGGTCTGACCAATTTTAGTACATTTATCTATACCAAATATCGATGAAACGAACAATTTCTTTCAATGTggaaaactagaaaatataCCATTGGGTGCATATAAATTGAACTCTAAAATCTTGAACACTCATATGAAAAGCAtaaagaaagagagagaaatattgaaataaataattaataatcgtCAGAAGGTTGTAATTCCTGCTATAGTTTGATCTAGAACAAGTCCTGTCACCAATAGAATACGTTTGAGATGTCATAGCTCCAACTACCAAAGCTACTTAACCCTCTACAACACCTAAATTTGGAGTCAAGATCTAAATACCAACCTTAATTCTTAGTATAAAAGATCTTCTTCGTATATCTTAAAGAAAACGTTTCAGTTGTTCTATAACCAACCTTAGAAAACTGAATAATtagataatcaaattttcaattaacttcTTATATCGGTATGCTCTTTCATGGTAAATCCTAAATTATTTTCAGCTCTAACAGACAATCGTTGTTTTCTGGAAAATGGAGCATCTTCAGAAAACTTTTTTGTCGCCGAAGACCTTGAAGTGGGCTCTGTCATCGGTCAAATCCATGTACACGGTGACCCAAGAAATGGAGGTTCTATTGGACTTCGTCTCAAAGAAAAAGATAGTCCCGTAGCTATCATTCCTGGTACGAAAAATTTAACATTACGCAAATCACTTGATAAAGAAGGAGTAGGAGGACCATCTTCagtatttgtaaatttaatatGCGAAAGAATAGGTGAGTTTAATCAACGCtttatcttaaaattatttatcctgaacacactgtttaaactaCCACTACCCAACACTCACTCACCAAACTTCCTATTGTTATAATAAGCATAAGTAACAGTcctaaaaaaaagtaaaacaaaataagaGAGATGTTTGGGATTTTAGTGGATTTTAGGAGGGGTTTCCTTTCGTGTGGCATTTGCTCAATGCATGTGTGTCCACCTACTATGTCTCCCGGAATTAATTATTGACCGAAACAGCTTTTCGAAGTATTTGATGCTGGTGTGTGCCATGGCGGATACAGTTGCGGTAGTATTATTCCTTGTCGCTAACTATTTGGCTGATGAGCGCGTTCACtagaatataattattatattccaaATAGCAACATTATATTGCCAAAGACATTTCTGTAATTAGTTGATAATATTATTCCCCCCTCTAATGTTCAATTTAAAGGTGAGATAAGGCAGCGCTATCGATTCATGAATTAAAAACAACTGTAATTGATTTAGAAGAATGagaaatgattttctattctatCAGAAAGTAATGTTCctcttttaataattgaataggAATGTATGAATTAAAtggataattgaaaaattgaatttccgTTTTTAAGAAAGATGATTAAAAATCTCCAATGGTCGAAGTTGTTCTAATAGATGTTTTGATACTTTACTTTTGCTTGAAAGAATAGCACTCCAGGTAACTGTATACTGTAAGATTATATGGTTTAAAACCTCCCGATTATTTTGGTTAGGTTTAGGTTTAGGAAGTATTCGAATATTATGccttttaataattaattcttCTACTAGATGCATCGATTTCTATAAAAGgacttttcattcatttcagtTCTCTTCATCCTCATAACTCTAATGCTCTTCTGATTAGGTATATACTTTCACTTCTACTgaatttttgccaaaaaatcgtcaatcttatttgattaattaattcataaaaatgtattacagGCACTCTCGACCCTGGTTTTGTTATTCCCATTAACGTCAGAGTAACCGATGTAAATGACAACGCTCCTGTTTTTATCAATGCTccatatattttgaatatctcAGAAGTGACAGTGGTGGGAACAAGAGTGTTACAGGGTGTTCATGCCGTAGACAATGATCAACAAGGTATTTTCTCAAGTGTTAAATACTCGGTGCTTCCGGGACAAAATTCGGACTTTTTTGAATTCGAAAATGAATTAGAAGGTACTTTAGTGTTAAAAAAACCGTTAGATTATGAGAGTTTGAAAAGTTTCGATGTGCATATTCGTGCTCAAGATCACGGAGAGCCTCCGAAGAAGACTGACACTGTTTTGACAGTTAATGTAGTTGATGCCGATGATCAAAACCCAAAATTCCAAGATGACAGGTGAGTAAGTTTATGAAGCGGTAaactttcattaaaataaaaaaactggacATTGTTTTTTTTCCACGTAAATATTTGTTCATGCTTTTCCAGTATCTATTATTTCATCTTTGGCTCTGTTATTTCTGTATCCAAAGTCAGGACCTACATGTAGTCTTATCTCCATTAACTTAAAATTTCTTCTCTATCTATTAGTATTTGAATaaagaatttttggaaactttaattgtttttttttaatttaaaaaaggcATTTGCAGcaaaatttctgtatattttttctgttaagTAAATCAATTGACTAAGGCTGGATTAGCTatttttcgctattctgtttCATCTTTTGCTATTTTCTTCCATCTGTGGATGTTCGCTTTACATAGGTCTTCTTCTACAACTGTTGTCGATTTCCTTCttgttttcttctattttactTATACCCCACTCCTCTTTCCAGTTACTTCTATTGTTTCTTAATCTTTTTAATTGCCCTAGACTATGTGTTCTTACTACTTACTACTAATATCTTCTAATTTATTCGTCTTTTCAACACTCCAAATTTTTCTCTCATATATGTACGTTAGGGTATCTTCTTTTTCTATATGACCCTGAGATATTTTATTCTTAACTCACAGCTCAGCATCATACGATGTCACTTTACtgtttgttacatttttttttggttcgtATTCCAGTGGTCTTTTATTTAAATGGTCGTCACTTTTTTACCTTTCGCTAATATTATACTGGTTTCTAGGGTTTCAATGTCATGcatttaacataaaattattgattatgcTGCGATATCGATTTTCATTGCTTTGAACATGAACTCCAGCTAcatcatatttgaaaaaacgagTAAACTACATAAATTGGTGCATTTTTCTGGATCTAATGGAGTCAATAGGGTCTGTTGTGAGTTCAGAGCTTAATCAGCGAAAAGCTGGCGCATATGACGGTCTTGTGACTTCAACACCTAGCACCAAATGGATCTTATAATGGTTTAAGTCGATATCTTTACGTAAAATGTAGTGGACAAACAGAGCCTTAAGTCTTATGAATGactattaatcaaaaaaattgtatcttcttcttcaacgtTTCCAGCAACGACATCCTTCTCAGTACGCGTTTTCATTCTGGTCATAAATTGCGTGGATTGATGAGTGATTATCAGAGTAAATCTGGATAATATGGTAACATTATTGAAAGGACACGATGTATTCACGATTTTTCGCTAAAAATATTGATCACAAATGTCAAAAAGTgagttattttaagaattaaCCTTTTCTGTCGTAAATTTTAATTCAGAAGAACAATAAAAGGTAATAGTTGTCTCAACACCAATAGTTGCCAATTTCCAAATGTTCTATAGaacagttaaaatatttcaaaatgttttcgcAGATACACAGCTGTTCTTCCTGATCCTCCTAAAAAAGGTTCGCTTCTTATAATAAAACCGAGAGACATACATGCCGTTGATCAAGACTTAGGAATCAATTCTCCAGTTTATTATACTTTCAACGAAGTCGGTGTGGAATATACACTTTTCAAATTGAACAGAGTTGCCGGTAAAATCAGTTTAGCTAAAGATTTATCTGAGAACGATCTACCATATCCAGTAACTTTAGTTATCCGGGCCACACAACAAGACAATCCAGATAGATATGCTTTGGCTACACTGACAGTAAGTTCATATacgtattttatataaagtatattagttgaaaaaactatcttgtataagaaatatttcatttataggTATCAAGATACATCGCGAAAGGAATTAAATTCCTTCATAGTACATTTTATGTTAGAATATCAGAAGCTCTTCCGACGGGTGCTGTTGTTGCAACTTTATCTAATAACAGACCTGGTGAACAGTTGAGATATTTCGTTTccgatcaaaatatttttaaaacgttCAGTTTAAACACTAAGGGAGAACTATCTTTAAAAAAGAAGTTGGACTATGAAGATAGACCGgaatattatttcaaagtttttgcAACGGATGGAATCACTGTAAGTATAATATGTAAACTGTTTCTTGTGACCTTCGTTATTTCGTCAACTAGCAACTTTAAGGAATTATCCTGAAACtcgtcaatttttatttttaaacaagcTATTCATAAGGATAACCTTTCATTTTTGACGTCATCTAAGTGAGTGTGATGACGTTCTGAGTAAGATGTTAGGAGTTACTCGTATTTGTGCAACCTCAATATCTTTGAGTTCAATCATATTTTGTGGTTTATTTTGGTCAAATTCACTCTCTAAGTAtcccca
This DNA window, taken from Diorhabda sublineata isolate icDioSubl1.1 chromosome 4, icDioSubl1.1, whole genome shotgun sequence, encodes the following:
- the LOC130442658 gene encoding cadherin EGF LAG seven-pass G-type receptor 2-like, whose product is MAKPDLGTSCRCLLLVLAILLHKSVTALTDNRCFLENGASSENFFVAEDLEVGSVIGQIHVHGDPRNGGSIGLRLKEKDSPVAIIPGTKNLTLRKSLDKEGVGGPSSVFVNLICERIGTLDPGFVIPINVRVTDVNDNAPVFINAPYILNISEVTVVGTRVLQGVHAVDNDQQGIFSSVKYSVLPGQNSDFFEFENELEGTLVLKKPLDYESLKSFDVHIRAQDHGEPPKKTDTVLTVNVVDADDQNPKFQDDRYTAVLPDPPKKGSLLIIKPRDIHAVDQDLGINSPVYYTFNEVGVEYTLFKLNRVAGKISLAKDLSENDLPYPVTLVIRATQQDNPDRYALATLTVSRYIAKGIKFLHSTFYVRISEALPTGAVVATLSNNRPGEQLRYFVSDQNIFKTFSLNTKGELSLKKKLDYEDRPEYYFKVFATDGITNDSSAVNISVENVNEWEPRFRYPHYEFFITGQPDELLGRIEAADGDKNDKLSLTLSGSNASMFTISQNGELRLKNVKDNVRMVSFAVVATDNGRPPRSSSVPVTVHFPDIGDKSGIFASKKNGNASLLLAGLGAILLVLLFVVVLLVAYICKVKRSPRSDTSTLQSERDKNGLKKFASPMFGDCTRPPTATALGGIPSDIRSKIPSPKVHPAPQPPLWASDCSRAKKLSWGDDKTDAESNENITEAVITTPSTLQSNTNLTVYF